Genomic segment of Prochlorococcus marinus CUG1417:
GTCTTGAACCAATAAATCAGTTCTGATAATTTGTAATTTTTAATATCAAATTTTTTTTCATTCCAATCTATATCCTCTACTAAAGAATAATTACTTTTAATTATCTTAGAACTATCAAGATCAATTCTTTCTTTTTCATCTAAATCGGAATCTTTAATTATTAGTTCTCTTTGGCCTTGGTTTAAAAAACTATCAAAAAAAGAAATTAACTCATTTATAGGAAAAGAAACATCTAATTTTTTATTATTTTTATCATTCTTGACCCAATTAACTATAAATTTATCCCTACAAGCAATTAATAACTCAAGAAATGAATATTTCTCTCTTTCGAAAACTGATGGATCACCCAGATTATATTTATTATTTAATAAATTTATATTTTCATTTTTAGATAATTTTGGATAATAAACACTATTCATGTCTATTAGAAAGATAACCTTATGTGGGATATGCCTAGCATTTTCAATATCACTCACTAAGATCTTATTGATGCGTGATTTGCTTTGATATATAGCTTTATTTATGCAAGAAATTAATATCTCTCGAAAAACTTTTAACAAAATTAGATCATCAGATATTAAAGGTGTTGCGTAATTATCAAGAATTCTGTTTATTTCACTTATTTCTAAATTAAAATTACCATTATAAGAAGTAATATTTTTTAATATGAACTTTATCTTTTCAACCCAAATTGAGTAAGAAAAAGATCCCCTCAGCGAATTAATATAATTTTTTAAATGAATTAATATTCTAACCCATTTATTCAAATCCAAACTTATATTTTTTGAGCAAAATGGTTGTAAATTAAAAATACTAAAATTGACTTCTTTGTCATAAATTAAGCCTAAAGTAATTCTATTTAAGCACCACTCTAAAGTATTATTTTCATCACCTAATCTTTCATTGGCATCTAATCCCCAATGAAAGCCAACTTTGGAAAGTAAGAAAATAATTTCATCCTTTTCAGTAATATGAAAATCAAAAATGTTTTGAGTTACTTTTTTAGAAAGAATATAATTTATTTTTTCAAGTGTAATTTTTTCATTTGCTATTTCAGTAATGTCAACTAAAAATTTATAAATATCAGAAGAATCATGATTATCCTCATCAATAAAAAAATAAGGTATCTTTTCACCATTAACTAAATCATTATTAAATATATACCTTAGATAAGGTTTAATTAGATTAGTTTGAGGAGATAGTACAGCAATATCACTATATTTAATTTTTTCGCAAGAATTTATTATTTCTATAATTTTATTTCTTAAATATTCTAATTGACTATTCTGATTAAAATGCTCACAAAGTAATATTGAATCGTCCTTTTCATTGATTATAAAATCATTTCTATTATTATCAATTAGTTTTTTTTGTATTTGATTAAGAAGAGGAATATGCTTCTTCTCATAACAATTAGTTGTAGGATCAATATATATTGAATTATTTTTTATATTTATACCTTCTTTATAAATATTTTCCTCAATTAATTTTTGAAAGTTTGCTCCAAATTTACCAAATATTTTCTCAATATTCGTATTATTTAAAATTAATTTAATTTCACTATTATCAAATTCCAACTCACCTTCAAGAGAATTAATTCTGTTCCATAAATCATCTCCTACAGATAAAAGATATAAATTCACCTTAGTAAATTTTGAAAGTTCTGAATAAAAGTTTATATATAGTTTGGATAAGTTATTATCAGAAATAATATAAATTTGATTTGGCACTTCAATTTGAAAGTTTTTATTTTTTCTTAAATTCTGTATTAATTCAATCATGTATAAACATGAAGGCTTTTCAGATATTCTTTTCTCTAATAATTTATATAAAATAGGTTGCCAAAATTGATCTGAATTTAAATTCTTAAATAAATTAGGTGAATTGATTTCATTTATATTCCATTCAGCAATCATTTCAGGTCTAAAAATTAAATAATCAATAAAATTATTGGTTATCTTTTTTGTCAGATTATATAAGTCTCCATCAATTGTCTTTTTATTATCCAAATATTTATTAATCCAATTTCTAAGCGGAAATGATTCTTTAAAGTTATTTAATTCTTCTAATGAATCAATAATGCCCCATTTAATTGACTCAAAATTCCATAAACTCATATCAATTCCTGGAAAAAAATTTGTCAATAATGATTCGGTATAACTTGATATGGTCTTTAATTCATAAAGAGCACTTATTTTGTTTTTTATAGTTATTTGTTCACTTAACCACTTACCCAAGAAATAATTAGGAACAACAATTTCTAAATTCTCATTTATAAGAGGAGGACATATCTTTAATTCTTCTGCTAACAGCTCGCTTATTACTTCAATTTTATTTGATTTATATAGATTGAGCAATTTACTGGTTATTAATATTACCCAACTTTAAATGGATCAGTTATTTCTGCATTAGGACATTCGAATTCCCCAACAGCAACAAACTCTAAACGAAGCTTCAAGAAGGTAATAAATTTTTTATCTGTCGATATAACAGCTGCCGGAGGTGATGGAATCTTTGATTTTAGATCGACAAATTGTCTTGTTTGTAAAAAAGATGGATTTTTTAAAAGCCAGAAATCTATTTCTTTTTTGTTTTCTTTATAGTTTCGTTCCCTCTCTTTCAAAATTTCTTCAAGTGGCTCTTCCACTGTTAAAAACTTTTCACTTGCAGCAATGAAAAAATATGTTGTCATTTGAAATTTAATTTGATTTAATAAGAGACTTCATTTCACGAACAGACTTTTCTAAACCTACCGCTAAAGCCCTTGCAACAATACTATGACCTATGTTTAATTCATTCATATTGTTAATTGATGCAATTTTTTCGACATTGTGATAATTAAGTCCATGCCCAGCATTAACAACCAGTCCAAGATCATTTGCTTCATATGCAGACTCTAAGATCCTCTGAAATTCTTTATGCTGCTCGTAACCCGTCACTTCGGCATATTTTCCAGTATGTAACTCTATAATTTCAAAACCTATTTCTCTAGAATAATTGATCTGGTCTCCAATAGGATCAATAAAAGCACTTACTTCAATATTTGACTCTTTTAAATTTTTAACAAAGTTCTTCAGATATTTCACATTACTTTTAACATCCAATCCACCTTCAGTGGTAACTTCCTCTCTTTTCTCAGGGACTAATGTTACGTAATCTGGAATTATTTTTTTTGCAACTTCTAACATTTCTTCTGTTGCGGCCATTTCTAAGTTAAGTTTTGTTTTTATAGTTTCCTTCAAAAGAAATACATCTCTATCTTGTATATGCCTTCTATCCTCTCTCAAATGTACTGTTATAGAATCTGCACCACCTAATTCTGCCAAAAAAGCAAAT
This window contains:
- a CDS encoding exodeoxyribonuclease V subunit gamma, translating into MLNLYKSNKIEVISELLAEELKICPPLINENLEIVVPNYFLGKWLSEQITIKNKISALYELKTISSYTESLLTNFFPGIDMSLWNFESIKWGIIDSLEELNNFKESFPLRNWINKYLDNKKTIDGDLYNLTKKITNNFIDYLIFRPEMIAEWNINEINSPNLFKNLNSDQFWQPILYKLLEKRISEKPSCLYMIELIQNLRKNKNFQIEVPNQIYIISDNNLSKLYINFYSELSKFTKVNLYLLSVGDDLWNRINSLEGELEFDNSEIKLILNNTNIEKIFGKFGANFQKLIEENIYKEGINIKNNSIYIDPTTNCYEKKHIPLLNQIQKKLIDNNRNDFIINEKDDSILLCEHFNQNSQLEYLRNKIIEIINSCEKIKYSDIAVLSPQTNLIKPYLRYIFNNDLVNGEKIPYFFIDEDNHDSSDIYKFLVDITEIANEKITLEKINYILSKKVTQNIFDFHITEKDEIIFLLSKVGFHWGLDANERLGDENNTLEWCLNRITLGLIYDKEVNFSIFNLQPFCSKNISLDLNKWVRILIHLKNYINSLRGSFSYSIWVEKIKFILKNITSYNGNFNLEISEINRILDNYATPLISDDLILLKVFREILISCINKAIYQSKSRINKILVSDIENARHIPHKVIFLIDMNSVYYPKLSKNENINLLNNKYNLGDPSVFEREKYSFLELLIACRDKFIVNWVKNDKNNKKLDVSFPINELISFFDSFLNQGQRELIIKDSDLDEKERIDLDSSKIIKSNYSLVEDIDWNEKKFDIKNYKLSELIYWFKTPQKYWLNKKNISPKEIFIHHPDDESVSNLQKSQLITKIIKELDLDNHNFIGDLKNLNINNQLVENGIIMPKNSIFIKEKEINDLIESLSKSFSQHNKINRIYVKSNANKEEYFITDDTVIELIHSKLSLSRLIEAWIKLLFISALKKNIKKTKVIFRTENHYKSQIIQSPGVIESNLILEEYINIFKNYSEKCLPLPPESSYKYVEAKIKSKNEKKAFIDRWIGNKTFSKGERDNIEMKLCFGNEKHPDFFLRNNNFDKLSFRLYGPLIEALNK
- a CDS encoding MgPME-cyclase complex family protein, with protein sequence MTTYFFIAASEKFLTVEEPLEEILKERERNYKENKKEIDFWLLKNPSFLQTRQFVDLKSKIPSPPAAVISTDKKFITFLKLRLEFVAVGEFECPNAEITDPFKVG
- a CDS encoding pyridoxine 5'-phosphate synthase codes for the protein MTTLGVNIDHIANVRQARKTVEPDPVQFAFLAELGGADSITVHLREDRRHIQDRDVFLLKETIKTKLNLEMAATEEMLEVAKKIIPDYVTLVPEKREEVTTEGGLDVKSNVKYLKNFVKNLKESNIEVSAFIDPIGDQINYSREIGFEIIELHTGKYAEVTGYEQHKEFQRILESAYEANDLGLVVNAGHGLNYHNVEKIASINNMNELNIGHSIVARALAVGLEKSVREMKSLIKSN